Proteins from one Choloepus didactylus isolate mChoDid1 chromosome 4, mChoDid1.pri, whole genome shotgun sequence genomic window:
- the ABCD4 gene encoding lysosomal cobalamin transporter ABCD4 isoform X2: MAVPGSASRTGARDQRISQDVERFCRQLSSMASKLIISPFTLGYYTYQCFQSTGWLGPVSIFGYFILGTMVNRILMGPIVAKLVQQEKLEGDFRFKHMQIRVNAEPAAFYRAGHVEHMRTDRRLQRLLQTQRELMSKELWLYIGVNMFDYLGSILSYVVIAIPIFSGVYGDLSPTELSTLVSKNAFVCIYLISCFSRLIDLSTTLSDVAGYTHRIGELQETLLDMSLKSQDYEILDESEWDLDRAPRRPAEPADTAFLLERVSISTPSSAKPLIKELSLKICKGHSLLITGNTGTGKTSLLRVLGGLWASTQGSVQMLTDFGPHGVLFLPQKPFFTDGTLREQVIYPLKEIYPDSGSADDERIMRFLELAGLSSLVTRTGGLDQQIDWNWYDVLSPGEMQRLSFARLFYLQPKYAVLDEATSALTEEVESELYHICQQLGMTFVSVGHRRSLEKFHSLVLKLCGGGRWELTRIEVE; encoded by the exons ATGGCTGTCCCGGGGAGCGCTTCCCGGACTGGCGCCAG GGACCAGCGCATCAGCCAGGATGTGGAACGATTCTGCCGGCAGCTCAGCAGCATGGCCAGCAAGCTGATCATCTCCCCGTTCACCCTCGGCTACTACACTTATCAGTGCTTCCAAAG cacAGGCTGGCTGGGGCCTGTGAGCATCTTTGGGTATTTCATCCTGGGGACCATGGTGAACAGAATTTTGATGGGCCCCATTGTGGCAAAGCTGGTGCAGCAGGAGAAACTGGAGGGCGATTTCAG GTTCAAGCACATGCAGATCCGGGTGAATGCTGAGCCTGCTGCTTTCTACAG AGCTGGGCACGTGGAGCACATGAGGACGGACCGCAGGCTGCAGAGGCTCCTCCAGACCCAGAGGGAGCTCATGTCCAAGGAGCTCTGGCTGTACA TTGGTGTCAACATGTTTGACTATTTGGGCAGCATCCTGAGTTACGTGGTGATTGCAATCCCCATTTTCAGTGGGGTCTATGGAGACCTGAGCCCCACCGAGCTTAGCACCCTGGTCAGCAAG AATGCCTTTGTGTGCATTTACCTCATCAGCTGCTTCAGCCGACTCATCGACCTCTCCACAACGCTTTCGGATGTGGCTGGTTATACACACAG GATTGGGGAGCTGCAGGAGACCCTGCTGGACATGTCCCTGAAGTCTCAGGACTATGAGATCCTGGACGAGAGCGAGTGGGACTTGGACAG GGCCCCGCGGCGGCCTGCAGAGCCTGCAGACACAGCTTTTCTCCTTGAGCGGGTCTccatctcaaccccctcctctGCCAAGCCCCTCATCAAGGAGCTGAGCCTGAAGATCTGCAAGGGGCACAGCCTGCTCATCACGGGCAACACGGGCACCGGCAAGACCTCCTTGCTCCGGGTTCTGGGCGGCCTGTGGGCGAGCACACAGG GCTCAGTGCAGATGCTGACCGACTTCGGGCCCCACGGGGTGCTGTTCCTGCCCCAAAAGCCGTTCTTCACTGACGGGACCCTTCGGGAGCAG GTGATTTATCCCCTGAAGGAGATCTACCCGGACTCAG GTTCTGCTGATGACGAGAGGATCATGAGGTTCTTGGAATTGGCAGGTCTG TCCAGCTTGGTGACAAGGACAGGGGGTCTGGACCAGCAGATTGATTGGAACTG GTATGATGTTCTGTCCCCAGGGGAGATGCAGAGGCTCTCCTTTGCCCGTCTCTTCTACCTGCAGCCGAAGTACGCAG TGCTTGATGAAGCCACAAGTGCACTGACAGAAGAAGTGGAGAGCGAGCTCTACCACATCTGCCAGCAGCTGGGGATGACGTTCGTCAGCGTGGGACATCGGCGTAGCCTCGAGAAG TTTCATTCCTTGGTTCTGAAACTCTGTGGAGGAGGAAGATGGGAACTGACTAGAATTGAAGTGGAATGA
- the ABCD4 gene encoding lysosomal cobalamin transporter ABCD4 isoform X3, translating into MVNRILMGPIVAKLVQQEKLEGDFRFKHMQIRVNAEPAAFYRAGHVEHMRTDRRLQRLLQTQRELMSKELWLYIGVNMFDYLGSILSYVVIAIPIFSGVYGDLSPTELSTLVSKNAFVCIYLISCFSRLIDLSTTLSDVAGYTHRIGELQETLLDMSLKSQDYEILDESEWDLDRAPRRPAEPADTAFLLERVSISTPSSAKPLIKELSLKICKGHSLLITGNTGTGKTSLLRVLGGLWASTQGSVQMLTDFGPHGVLFLPQKPFFTDGTLREQVIYPLKEIYPDSGSADDERIMRFLELAGLSSLVTRTGGLDQQIDWNWYDVLSPGEMQRLSFARLFYLQPKYAVLDEATSALTEEVESELYHICQQLGMTFVSVGHRRSLEKFHSLVLKLCGGGRWELTRIEVE; encoded by the exons ATGGTGAACAGAATTTTGATGGGCCCCATTGTGGCAAAGCTGGTGCAGCAGGAGAAACTGGAGGGCGATTTCAG GTTCAAGCACATGCAGATCCGGGTGAATGCTGAGCCTGCTGCTTTCTACAG AGCTGGGCACGTGGAGCACATGAGGACGGACCGCAGGCTGCAGAGGCTCCTCCAGACCCAGAGGGAGCTCATGTCCAAGGAGCTCTGGCTGTACA TTGGTGTCAACATGTTTGACTATTTGGGCAGCATCCTGAGTTACGTGGTGATTGCAATCCCCATTTTCAGTGGGGTCTATGGAGACCTGAGCCCCACCGAGCTTAGCACCCTGGTCAGCAAG AATGCCTTTGTGTGCATTTACCTCATCAGCTGCTTCAGCCGACTCATCGACCTCTCCACAACGCTTTCGGATGTGGCTGGTTATACACACAG GATTGGGGAGCTGCAGGAGACCCTGCTGGACATGTCCCTGAAGTCTCAGGACTATGAGATCCTGGACGAGAGCGAGTGGGACTTGGACAG GGCCCCGCGGCGGCCTGCAGAGCCTGCAGACACAGCTTTTCTCCTTGAGCGGGTCTccatctcaaccccctcctctGCCAAGCCCCTCATCAAGGAGCTGAGCCTGAAGATCTGCAAGGGGCACAGCCTGCTCATCACGGGCAACACGGGCACCGGCAAGACCTCCTTGCTCCGGGTTCTGGGCGGCCTGTGGGCGAGCACACAGG GCTCAGTGCAGATGCTGACCGACTTCGGGCCCCACGGGGTGCTGTTCCTGCCCCAAAAGCCGTTCTTCACTGACGGGACCCTTCGGGAGCAG GTGATTTATCCCCTGAAGGAGATCTACCCGGACTCAG GTTCTGCTGATGACGAGAGGATCATGAGGTTCTTGGAATTGGCAGGTCTG TCCAGCTTGGTGACAAGGACAGGGGGTCTGGACCAGCAGATTGATTGGAACTG GTATGATGTTCTGTCCCCAGGGGAGATGCAGAGGCTCTCCTTTGCCCGTCTCTTCTACCTGCAGCCGAAGTACGCAG TGCTTGATGAAGCCACAAGTGCACTGACAGAAGAAGTGGAGAGCGAGCTCTACCACATCTGCCAGCAGCTGGGGATGACGTTCGTCAGCGTGGGACATCGGCGTAGCCTCGAGAAG TTTCATTCCTTGGTTCTGAAACTCTGTGGAGGAGGAAGATGGGAACTGACTAGAATTGAAGTGGAATGA
- the ABCD4 gene encoding lysosomal cobalamin transporter ABCD4 isoform X1 — translation MAVPGSASRTGARPRLDLQFLQRFLRIQKVLFPSWSSQNALMFLTLLCVALLEQLVIYQIGLLPSQYYGVLGNRDLDGFKSLTFLAVVFIILNSTLKSFDQFTCNLLYVSWRKNLTEHLHRLYFRGRVYYTLNVLRDDIDNPDQRISQDVERFCRQLSSMASKLIISPFTLGYYTYQCFQSTGWLGPVSIFGYFILGTMVNRILMGPIVAKLVQQEKLEGDFRFKHMQIRVNAEPAAFYRAGHVEHMRTDRRLQRLLQTQRELMSKELWLYIGVNMFDYLGSILSYVVIAIPIFSGVYGDLSPTELSTLVSKNAFVCIYLISCFSRLIDLSTTLSDVAGYTHRIGELQETLLDMSLKSQDYEILDESEWDLDRAPRRPAEPADTAFLLERVSISTPSSAKPLIKELSLKICKGHSLLITGNTGTGKTSLLRVLGGLWASTQGSVQMLTDFGPHGVLFLPQKPFFTDGTLREQVIYPLKEIYPDSGSADDERIMRFLELAGLSSLVTRTGGLDQQIDWNWYDVLSPGEMQRLSFARLFYLQPKYAVLDEATSALTEEVESELYHICQQLGMTFVSVGHRRSLEKFHSLVLKLCGGGRWELTRIEVE, via the exons ATGGCTGTCCCGGGGAGCGCTTCCCGGACTGGCGCCAG GCCCAGGTTAGACCTGCAATTTCTTCAGCGGTTCCTGCGGATACAGAAGGTTTTGTTCCCCTCTTGGTCATCTCAGAATGCCTTAATGTTCCTGACCCTTCTGTGCGTGGCCCTGCTGG AACAACTGGTTATCTACCAGATTGGCTTGCTCCCCAGTCAGTACTACGGGGTTCTGGGGAACAGAGATTTGGATGGGTTTAAGAGCCTGACATTCCTGGCCGTCGTGTTCATCATCCTCAACTCCACG CTGAAGAGCTTTGACCAGTTCACCTGCAACCTGCTGTATGTGAGCTGGAGAAAGAACCTCACGGAGCACCTCCACCGCCTCTACTTCCGGGGCCGCGTGTACTACACCCTCAACGTGCTTCGGGATGACATCGATAACCC GGACCAGCGCATCAGCCAGGATGTGGAACGATTCTGCCGGCAGCTCAGCAGCATGGCCAGCAAGCTGATCATCTCCCCGTTCACCCTCGGCTACTACACTTATCAGTGCTTCCAAAG cacAGGCTGGCTGGGGCCTGTGAGCATCTTTGGGTATTTCATCCTGGGGACCATGGTGAACAGAATTTTGATGGGCCCCATTGTGGCAAAGCTGGTGCAGCAGGAGAAACTGGAGGGCGATTTCAG GTTCAAGCACATGCAGATCCGGGTGAATGCTGAGCCTGCTGCTTTCTACAG AGCTGGGCACGTGGAGCACATGAGGACGGACCGCAGGCTGCAGAGGCTCCTCCAGACCCAGAGGGAGCTCATGTCCAAGGAGCTCTGGCTGTACA TTGGTGTCAACATGTTTGACTATTTGGGCAGCATCCTGAGTTACGTGGTGATTGCAATCCCCATTTTCAGTGGGGTCTATGGAGACCTGAGCCCCACCGAGCTTAGCACCCTGGTCAGCAAG AATGCCTTTGTGTGCATTTACCTCATCAGCTGCTTCAGCCGACTCATCGACCTCTCCACAACGCTTTCGGATGTGGCTGGTTATACACACAG GATTGGGGAGCTGCAGGAGACCCTGCTGGACATGTCCCTGAAGTCTCAGGACTATGAGATCCTGGACGAGAGCGAGTGGGACTTGGACAG GGCCCCGCGGCGGCCTGCAGAGCCTGCAGACACAGCTTTTCTCCTTGAGCGGGTCTccatctcaaccccctcctctGCCAAGCCCCTCATCAAGGAGCTGAGCCTGAAGATCTGCAAGGGGCACAGCCTGCTCATCACGGGCAACACGGGCACCGGCAAGACCTCCTTGCTCCGGGTTCTGGGCGGCCTGTGGGCGAGCACACAGG GCTCAGTGCAGATGCTGACCGACTTCGGGCCCCACGGGGTGCTGTTCCTGCCCCAAAAGCCGTTCTTCACTGACGGGACCCTTCGGGAGCAG GTGATTTATCCCCTGAAGGAGATCTACCCGGACTCAG GTTCTGCTGATGACGAGAGGATCATGAGGTTCTTGGAATTGGCAGGTCTG TCCAGCTTGGTGACAAGGACAGGGGGTCTGGACCAGCAGATTGATTGGAACTG GTATGATGTTCTGTCCCCAGGGGAGATGCAGAGGCTCTCCTTTGCCCGTCTCTTCTACCTGCAGCCGAAGTACGCAG TGCTTGATGAAGCCACAAGTGCACTGACAGAAGAAGTGGAGAGCGAGCTCTACCACATCTGCCAGCAGCTGGGGATGACGTTCGTCAGCGTGGGACATCGGCGTAGCCTCGAGAAG TTTCATTCCTTGGTTCTGAAACTCTGTGGAGGAGGAAGATGGGAACTGACTAGAATTGAAGTGGAATGA
- the ABCD4 gene encoding lysosomal cobalamin transporter ABCD4 isoform X4, whose amino-acid sequence MRTDRRLQRLLQTQRELMSKELWLYIGVNMFDYLGSILSYVVIAIPIFSGVYGDLSPTELSTLVSKNAFVCIYLISCFSRLIDLSTTLSDVAGYTHRIGELQETLLDMSLKSQDYEILDESEWDLDRAPRRPAEPADTAFLLERVSISTPSSAKPLIKELSLKICKGHSLLITGNTGTGKTSLLRVLGGLWASTQGSVQMLTDFGPHGVLFLPQKPFFTDGTLREQVIYPLKEIYPDSGSADDERIMRFLELAGLSSLVTRTGGLDQQIDWNWYDVLSPGEMQRLSFARLFYLQPKYAVLDEATSALTEEVESELYHICQQLGMTFVSVGHRRSLEKFHSLVLKLCGGGRWELTRIEVE is encoded by the exons ATGAGGACGGACCGCAGGCTGCAGAGGCTCCTCCAGACCCAGAGGGAGCTCATGTCCAAGGAGCTCTGGCTGTACA TTGGTGTCAACATGTTTGACTATTTGGGCAGCATCCTGAGTTACGTGGTGATTGCAATCCCCATTTTCAGTGGGGTCTATGGAGACCTGAGCCCCACCGAGCTTAGCACCCTGGTCAGCAAG AATGCCTTTGTGTGCATTTACCTCATCAGCTGCTTCAGCCGACTCATCGACCTCTCCACAACGCTTTCGGATGTGGCTGGTTATACACACAG GATTGGGGAGCTGCAGGAGACCCTGCTGGACATGTCCCTGAAGTCTCAGGACTATGAGATCCTGGACGAGAGCGAGTGGGACTTGGACAG GGCCCCGCGGCGGCCTGCAGAGCCTGCAGACACAGCTTTTCTCCTTGAGCGGGTCTccatctcaaccccctcctctGCCAAGCCCCTCATCAAGGAGCTGAGCCTGAAGATCTGCAAGGGGCACAGCCTGCTCATCACGGGCAACACGGGCACCGGCAAGACCTCCTTGCTCCGGGTTCTGGGCGGCCTGTGGGCGAGCACACAGG GCTCAGTGCAGATGCTGACCGACTTCGGGCCCCACGGGGTGCTGTTCCTGCCCCAAAAGCCGTTCTTCACTGACGGGACCCTTCGGGAGCAG GTGATTTATCCCCTGAAGGAGATCTACCCGGACTCAG GTTCTGCTGATGACGAGAGGATCATGAGGTTCTTGGAATTGGCAGGTCTG TCCAGCTTGGTGACAAGGACAGGGGGTCTGGACCAGCAGATTGATTGGAACTG GTATGATGTTCTGTCCCCAGGGGAGATGCAGAGGCTCTCCTTTGCCCGTCTCTTCTACCTGCAGCCGAAGTACGCAG TGCTTGATGAAGCCACAAGTGCACTGACAGAAGAAGTGGAGAGCGAGCTCTACCACATCTGCCAGCAGCTGGGGATGACGTTCGTCAGCGTGGGACATCGGCGTAGCCTCGAGAAG TTTCATTCCTTGGTTCTGAAACTCTGTGGAGGAGGAAGATGGGAACTGACTAGAATTGAAGTGGAATGA